In the genome of Nitrospira sp. MA-1, one region contains:
- a CDS encoding CDGSH iron-sulfur domain-containing protein: protein MGDPIIIAQRTPYVLDMEAGTYYWCRCGRSKTQPFCDGSHTGTDISPIEVELKEKQKVAWCGCKYSKKPPFCDGTHSRLES, encoded by the coding sequence ATGGGCGACCCGATTATCATTGCACAACGAACACCTTACGTTCTGGACATGGAAGCAGGAACCTATTATTGGTGTCGATGTGGCCGATCAAAAACCCAGCCATTTTGTGATGGGTCCCACACGGGAACTGATATTTCCCCCATCGAGGTGGAACTCAAAGAAAAACAAAAGGTAGCTTGGTGTGGATGCAAATACAGCAAAAAGCCCCCATTCTGTGACGGTACTCATTCCAGACTGGAATCGTAA